The Nitrospirae bacterium CG2_30_53_67 sequence GAATCTGAAGAAGCGGACCATGAAAATACCAACGCAGCAGCAGATCATCGAAGCCTCGGAGAAGTATCTGATGAAGACCTATGCCCGGGTTCCCGTGGCGCTTGTCCGGGGCGAGGGGAGCAGGGTCTTCGACGCGGACGGAAAGAGCTATATTGACTTTCTGGCCGGCATTGCCGTAAACGGGCTGGGGCACGGCCATCCTGCGCTCCTGCAGGCGATCCAGGAACAATCCAAAAAGCTCCTGCACGTCTCCAATCTGTACCATATCGAACCTCAGGCCGAGCTGGCCCGCCTTCTGGTCGAGCATTCGTTTGCAGACAAGGTCTTTTTCTGCAACAGCGGGGCAGAGGCCAACGAGGCCGCGATCAAGCTGGCACGGAAGGCAGCGAAAGACCGGGGGGAGCCGGATCGGTTCGAGATCATCACCATGACGCAGTCCTTTCACGGCAGGACCCTGGCCACGCTCACGGCCACGGGACAGGAAAAGTTTCACAAGGGGTTTGAGCCGCTTGTGCCTGGGTTCCGGTATATTCCCTTCAACGACATCCGGGCCGCGGAAAAGGCCGTTGACGGCAAAACCTGCGCTGTCCTGGTGGAGCCGGTGCAAGGAGAAGGGGGGATCAATGTGGCAAGTCTTGACTATCTGCCGGCCCTTCGGTCCATCTGTGAAAAACGCGGCGCCCTCCTGATTTTTGATGAAGTGCAGTGCGGCATGGGGAGAACGGGCCGGCTCTTTGCCTGCGAACATTTCGGGGTCTGGCCCGATATCATGACCCTGGCCAAATCCCTGGCCGGAGGGATCCCCATCGGGGCCATGCTGGCCCGGGATGAAGTCGCCAAGAGCTTCACGCCGGGGACGCACGCCTCCACCTTCGGAGGCAATCCCCTATCCTGTGCAGCCGGTATCGCGGTGATGAAGACACTCCTCTCCCCCGGGTTCATGGAAAACGTAAAGGCCCGTTCAGATTATTTTCAGGGGCGGCTGCTCAAAATCAAGGAGACCCATCCGGTCATCCGGGAGATCCGCGCCCTCGGACTCATGATCGGGATGGAGATCACGGTTGAGGGTGCGCCGATAGTCAAGGCCTGCATGGAAAAAGGATTCCTGATCAACTGCACCAACGGCAATGTGCTCCGGTTCCTGCCTCCGCTGATCATCAGGGATGAGGAGATCGATCTGCTCATGGAGGCGCTGGACGAGATTTTTCAAGTCGGAGATTTCGCTTTAAAATAAGGATCATCTCCAAAAGAGTGGGTGAAAACATAAGGGGTCAAGGGGTCGAGGATTCGAGGGGTCAAGTGAAGTGCTTTTCAAGACTTGAGGGTCCGAGGGTCCAAGGATTCAAGGGGCCGAGTGAAGTGCTAAAAACATCAGAGGTCAAGGGTGCCGGTGTTTTTCTCTGGAGATTTTGCTTGCGTTTCAGTATTTCACTTGAACCCTTGAACCCTGGAACCCTTGGATCCTTTTTATCTACTAAATGGTAGAAGAACCTAAAATAATGATGTGTGGCCTTTGCAATTTGCTGAGAGCTTGTATATGAAAAAAGACCTTTTATCCCTTCATCACCTGAGCCGAGAGGATATCGAGCTGATCCTGGAGAGGTCCGCAGGCCTGAAAAAAAAGCACAAGGCCGGCATCCCCTATCAGCCTCTCCTCGGGAAATGCCTGGGGATGATCTTTGAAAAGTCCTCCACGAGGACGAGGGTCTCCTTCGAGGTGGGGATCCTTCAACTCGGCGGCCATGCCCTGTTTCTGAGTTCCAAAGATCTCCAGCTCGGACGCGGGGAGTCCATTGCCGATACCGCCAAGGTCCTTTCCCGCTACATCGACGGGATCGTCATCCGGACCTATAAACAGTCGGACGTGGAGGAGCTGGCCAAAGTAGCCGATATCCCCGTGATCAACGGACTGACCGACCTGCTCCATCCCTGCCAGACCCTGGCCGACCTCTTCACGATCAGGGAACGGATCGGGTCCCTTGAAGGGTTCAAGGCAGCCTATATCGGCGACGGAAACAATATGGCCAACTCCTGGCTGCACGGCGCGGCCAAACTTGGAATCCACCTCTCCGTGGCCTCGCCTCCGGGGTATGGGCCTGATGCGACGGTCGCCCGTGAGTCCATAGAGGAGGCCCGGCATACGGGGGCCAGGATTCTGATCACCCAGGACCCCGTGGAGGCGGTGACCGGGGCCCGGATTATCTCCACCGATGTCTGGACCAGTATGGGACAGGAAAAAGAACATGACCAACGGCTGAAGGCCTTCAGAAAATACCAGGTCAATGACGCATTAACAAGACATGCAGATCCCGGCTACCTGTTCATGCACTGCCTCCCGGCTCACCGGGGTGAAGAGGTCACAGGCGAGATCATCGACGGACCGCACTCCGTGGTCCTGGATGAGGCGGAGAACCGGCTCCATACCCAGAAGGCCGTGCTGGAACTTTTAATGGGAGAGATGAGGAAATGAAGAAGAAGATCCGAAAGATCGTGGTCGCCTACTCCGGCGGTCTTGACACGTCCGTGATCGTACGCTGGATCAGGGAGACCTACAAGTGCGAGGTCATCACCTTTACCGCCGATCTCGGGCAGGGAGAAGAGCTCACGGGGATCGAGGAAAAAGCCAGAGAGACCGGGGCCTCCAAGGCTGTTGTTTCGGATCTCCGGGAAGAGTTTGTTCGTGACTATGTGTTTCCGGCCCTGCAGGGGAACGCCGTGTACGAGGGAGGTTATCTCCTGGGAACCTCCCTGGCCCGGCCGCTGATCGCCAAATACCTGATCCGGATCGCGGAACAGGAAGGGGCCGATGCCATTGCGCACGGGGCCACGGGTAAGGGAAACGACCAGGTCCGATTTGAGCTTTCGGCTTATGCCCTGAACCCTGAGATCCGCGTGGTGGCCCCCTGGCGGGAATGGGACATGAATTCCCGTGAGGCCCTGATCGCCTATGCCAAAATCCGTTCGATCCCGGTCCCCGTGACCAAGCAAAGGCCCTACAGCAGCGACCGGAATCTCTTTCACATCAGTTTTGAGGGGGGGATCCTGGAGGATCCCTGGTCTCCGCCGCCCGAGGACATGTTTGTCCTCACGGTCTCACCGGAGAAGGCCCCGGACACTCCCGAAATCGTGGAGATAGACTTTGTTGACGGGATACCCACCGCCGTAAACGGCAAGGCCCTTTCCCCGGCTGCGCTTCTGTCCGAACTCAACCGTCTCGGCGGCATCCACGGCATCGGACGACTGGACCTGGTGGAGAACCGTTTCGTGGGGATGAAGTCCC is a genomic window containing:
- a CDS encoding argininosuccinate synthase, whose amino-acid sequence is MKKKIRKIVVAYSGGLDTSVIVRWIRETYKCEVITFTADLGQGEELTGIEEKARETGASKAVVSDLREEFVRDYVFPALQGNAVYEGGYLLGTSLARPLIAKYLIRIAEQEGADAIAHGATGKGNDQVRFELSAYALNPEIRVVAPWREWDMNSREALIAYAKIRSIPVPVTKQRPYSSDRNLFHISFEGGILEDPWSPPPEDMFVLTVSPEKAPDTPEIVEIDFVDGIPTAVNGKALSPAALLSELNRLGGIHGIGRLDLVENRFVGMKSRGVYETPGGTILHTAHRAVESITMDREVMHLRDALIPKFAELIYNGFWFSPEMDLLRKTMQEAQRGVTGTARLKLYKGNCTILGRKSDRSLYHPGYATFEADQVYNQQDAEGFIKLNALRLRIRKMREK
- a CDS encoding ornithine carbamoyltransferase, with the protein product MKKDLLSLHHLSREDIELILERSAGLKKKHKAGIPYQPLLGKCLGMIFEKSSTRTRVSFEVGILQLGGHALFLSSKDLQLGRGESIADTAKVLSRYIDGIVIRTYKQSDVEELAKVADIPVINGLTDLLHPCQTLADLFTIRERIGSLEGFKAAYIGDGNNMANSWLHGAAKLGIHLSVASPPGYGPDATVARESIEEARHTGARILITQDPVEAVTGARIISTDVWTSMGQEKEHDQRLKAFRKYQVNDALTRHADPGYLFMHCLPAHRGEEVTGEIIDGPHSVVLDEAENRLHTQKAVLELLMGEMRK
- a CDS encoding aspartate aminotransferase family protein, which translates into the protein MKIPTQQQIIEASEKYLMKTYARVPVALVRGEGSRVFDADGKSYIDFLAGIAVNGLGHGHPALLQAIQEQSKKLLHVSNLYHIEPQAELARLLVEHSFADKVFFCNSGAEANEAAIKLARKAAKDRGEPDRFEIITMTQSFHGRTLATLTATGQEKFHKGFEPLVPGFRYIPFNDIRAAEKAVDGKTCAVLVEPVQGEGGINVASLDYLPALRSICEKRGALLIFDEVQCGMGRTGRLFACEHFGVWPDIMTLAKSLAGGIPIGAMLARDEVAKSFTPGTHASTFGGNPLSCAAGIAVMKTLLSPGFMENVKARSDYFQGRLLKIKETHPVIREIRALGLMIGMEITVEGAPIVKACMEKGFLINCTNGNVLRFLPPLIIRDEEIDLLMEALDEIFQVGDFALK